One stretch of Zingiber officinale cultivar Zhangliang chromosome 6B, Zo_v1.1, whole genome shotgun sequence DNA includes these proteins:
- the LOC121991374 gene encoding protein SPEAR1-like, translating into MLGLGCGRRNESSRKRGKKNNSKRPKQPQRGLGVARLEKIILQNQMRGSYINLIHKDSGSRLQTEHPSSSSSATSSSSTFDPYSSVMIGFGDNAEMSIAYDAFHSLSFLDHAVQPTLSLFEQTTQINEGSISTSHNSCDLQEIDLELRL; encoded by the exons ATGCTAGGATTAGGCTGTGGAAGAAGAAATGAATCCTCAAGGAAGAGGGGGAAGAAGAATAATTCGAAGAGGCCAAAGCAACCACAAAGAGGACTTGGTGTGGCTCGGTTGGAGAAGATCATATTGCAGAATCAAATGAGAGGAAGTTATATTAATCTGATCcacaag GATTCTGGTAGCAGACTGCAAACGGAAcatccttcatcttcctcttctgcaacttcatcatcttcgacATTTGATCCTTATTCTAGTGtcatg aTTGGGTTTGGAGACAACGCAGAGATGAGCATAGCATATGATGCATTCCATTCACTTTCCTTTCTCGATCACGCGGTGCAACCAACGCTATCTCTCTTCGAACAGACCACACAG ATCAATGAGGGCTCCATTTCGACCAGCCATAACTCCTGTGATCTGCAAGAAATTGATTTGGAGCTTAGATTATGA